The Plasmodium malariae genome assembly, chromosome: 3 genome window below encodes:
- the PmUG01_03017700 gene encoding conserved Plasmodium protein, unknown function, giving the protein MKRKRKNCIGLCNCSFDQFRRGIEFLKETDAILDEDIFLILKRVCSFLFFCVKNNKFDYLYNYYDKNYSNSDKNSNSNNSSVNNNSANNDGGNENSECKRAEKDKANNNEDKIIDIKDMFLEKNDIIEDYEFVHEDYIIIKNINRLLLNKLVDNYVGYTWLCLILSEYLNNLDGFIKYLEKEKKEEKNNVSKKKKKFYKIVKKIEQLNGTSQLKYYYNKKKLGSEKTIDTDYERRKNTVITKPNYMNYLYCYYGNFCSSGNTNNDQVRSKTEGLRDREREGEREREGEREREREGEREREGEGERKNLCYLNDLEDSYSWIFRDDEKLTNDNESKIEKNSKYFASSENYNFQEKHLISEKGFSIQTHNEQTCDNRSERKSRNRFIGNTLDDAHSGVKTGLEENKEECYRVTQKEEWKKRKKEKEEKNEEGKEEIEEEQEQEVITANDANNANDANNANDANNANDANDVNDVNDANAGSSPNKENLAPRERANPVNSRGNIFFDNEKGYNMGVSDSKEQRSGHNGHKKSKRSDRGKGEKMNERRNKRRKRCRSASCSTKQTTGRDMNIRENRNDDNLHYLYKALCDFLSTKYETNKLLKFMDEYRDMYAWKPPPFYWKILKNKYVVKEILKLYEERNLDPFLSCLYEDFVNKYYFEDKNENNITTYTSNFNVFTLRISEEIQKFLLLEEPEEEDDVLNICKNICISENSYIYAQLILEYIYRNNNDNTMRRLSQYLCLYILYKDINVYNTCNNYFSNIVENEVSITYLIFKINNLHNYSSLYTIFKNIYMTRNKGCMNINHTDIINLHHSIVRILKVFNGKKLLLFDSTYLFGSLNLSGSSHSFDSSNSKRTFFKQRNCKNNTTLSREYTSPTIFSVSTDPRREGSSYILRSCDYNSNFSDKNRSNIEQENAKGRLSEEQREGYSPRSVVGEAISCVDNEAQMGFPPVGGNIHSSSIPYYRGNAHSSSNVDNSSYDHFAGRPDETREDNKEDRANPSGGSKLGGDINSTSGGTKVEADVSGDGDVADILSSYGSVEIKKEEIKRKKKKSVVSEFLLPSASQYGNKNYDYNKEFLRINIYAEKIPLIHMRDIFFINNIINIYVNNNELFGNNMYKVYARVLIFLTTYSPYEYVYNHYYSSCFRGKKSVFKKYSSSFFNVYDDAISVFVREEEADEADELDATDEEDESDEVGECQNSGDDTCFEYYCSEKREASVYPDMDKKSKGKRTYQQFLQSKNEQQTRKSILKKKSNYSYGKEIQLMDNKNHMDTNVSEENMYRDETKERYEVYLPYTSIGVGENSGVHFVSTCTNDKEKVSNASCGKGSYKDYLKDNITVEDKEVREKENYCTVSTPLYPNKSTYGKNSNNLERLSVSQKLSRQCILNYDKEEKYEEAIDDDAQGRYMSTGEFVKGEGKDKEEEEEKKKEKKKEKKKEKKKEKKKEKKKEHKKEQKKEHKKEQKKEHKKEQKKEHKKEQKKEEEEERREDTYEYFSKAEVHLTNFASVKENYGVKTSNKLKEISNTDSNRPLPNKELPFFKTDGSYKNVSERVILGSSLGERNEVNNDKNNQNDFQQCSNKNSIYQKKCGNMVDDIFELKTEIRSCDEGKSSIFQNIKSKKKLKINTLNKKKKWYFYKLFYKFRITYNNFLKYTQNEIFHIYQIIHGNYSDSTKDKLLLGRINSNLAASIIYKYVYNNVYEYVNSVQINLIYPKFILLKYIVDKYPQKRHLTLSFLKELYIFIIEKEKTSEEYAELRENLILFFVYLIRFENMFCYIVNIIKTMVYLLDKSLIRLFIIKTLSYCAPPYDFKFCKCLLNFIYLVLKKEGIYYKNDFRKVINKFLDDVVDMHKMYQNSKSKELFILSNHIREQMVKSENEIETC; this is encoded by the exons ATGaagagaaagagaaaaaattgtattgGGCTTTGTAACTGTTCCTTTGACCAATTTCGAA GGGGAATTGAGTTTCTGAAAGAGACGGATGCAATACTAGATGaagacatatttttaattttaaaaagagtatgctcctttttgtttttctgtGTAAAGAATAACAAATTCGACTATTTATACAATTATTATGATAAGAATTACAGTAATAGTGATAagaatagtaatagtaataacagtaGTGTAAATAACAATAGCGCCAATAACGATGGCGGTAATGAAAATAGTGAGTGTAAAAGGGCGGAAAAAGACAAGGCGAACAATAATGaggataaaataattgataTTAAAGACATGTTTTTAGAGAAAAACGATATAATTGAAGATTATGAATTTGTTCATGAggattatataataataaaaaatataaatcggTTGCTACTAAATAAGTTAGTAGATAATTATGTTGGTTATACTTGGCTATGTTTAATTTTGTCGGAGTATTTAAATAACCTTGATGGTTTTATTAAGTATCtagagaaagaaaaaaaggaagaaaaaaataatgtctcaaaaaaaaaaaaaaagttttacaaAATTGTCAAGAAAATAGAACAATTGAACGGAACTAGCCAACTtaaatattactataataagaaaaaattaggaAGTGAAAAAACGATTGACACTGATTACGAAAGGAGAAAGAACACAGTTATTACAAAAccaaattatatgaattatttgtATTGTTATTACGGCAATTTTTGTTCATCCGGTAATACTAATAATGATCAGGTAAGGAGTAAAACGGAAGGACTCAGAGATAGGGAAAGAGAAGgagaaagagaaagagaaggagaaagagaaagagaaagagaaggagaaagagaaagagaaGGAGAAGGGGAAAGAAAAAACTTGTGTTATTTAAATGATCTTGAAGATAGTTATAGTTGGATTTTCAGAGATGATGAAAAATTGACAAATGACAATGAAagcaaaatagaaaaaaactCAAAATATTTTGCTAGTAGTGAAAATTATAACTTTCAGGAGAAACACTTAATTAGTGAGAAAGGCTTCTCCATTCAGACCCACAACGAACAGACGTGTGATAATAGAAGTGAACGTAAAAGTAGGAATCGATTCATTGGGAACACCCTTGACGATGCTCACAGTGGAGTGAAAACAGGTTTAGAGGAGAACAAGGAAGAATGTTACAGGGTCACTCAGAAAGAGGagtggaaaaaaagaaaaaaggaaaaggaggAAAAGAACGAGGAGGGGAAGGAAGAGATAGAGGAAGAACAAGAGCAAGAGGTCATTACCGCAAATGATGCAAATAATGCAAATGATGCAAATAATGCAAATGATGCAAATAATGCAAATGATGCAAACGATGTAAACGATGTAAACGATGCAAATGCAGGCAGTAGCCCCAATAAGGAGAATCTTGCTCCTCGAGAACGAGCCAATCCTGTTAATTCAAGgggaaatatttttttcgatAACGAAAAGGGGTACAATATGGGTGTAAGCGACAGTAAGGAGCAACGGAGTGGGCACAATGGACATAAGAAGAGTAAGAGAAGTGATAGAGGAAAAGGCGAAAAAATGAACGAAAGACGGAATAAGAGGAGAAAAAGGTGTAGAAGTGCGAGCTGCAGTACTAAACAAACCACGGGTCGAGACATGAATATAAGGGAGAACCGAAACGACGACAATCTGCATTATCTGTACAAAGCGTTGTGCGATTTCCTATCAACCAAATACGAAACAAACAAACTGCTGAAATTCATGGATGAGTACAGGGATATGTATGCATGGAAACCACCCCCTTTTTATTGGAAAATACTgaagaataaatatgtagttaaagaaatattaaaattatatgaagaGAGAAACTTAGATCCTTTTTTATCATGTTTGTATGAAGActttgtaaataaatattattttgaagataagaatgaaaataatataactacATATACAAGTAATTTTAATGTGTTCACATTACGAATAAGTGAAGAGATACAAAAATTCTTGTTATTAGAAGAGCCAGAAGAAGAAGATgatgttttaaatatatgtaaaaatatttgtattagtgaaaattcatatatatatgctcaACTTATATTAGAGTATATATACcgaaataataatgataatactATGAGAAGACTGTCTCAGTATTTATGtctttacattttatataaagacataaatgtttataacacgtgtaataattatttttctaacATTGTGGAGAATGAAGTAAGTATtacttatttaattttcaaaataaataatttacataattatagttctttatataccatttttaaaaatatatatatgacaaGAAATAAAGGATGTATGAACATAAATCATACAGACATAATTAATTTACACCATTCTATAGTGCGCATTTTAAAAGTTTTCaatggaaaaaaattgcTTTTATTTGATTCAACATATTTATTTGGTTCACTCAATTTGTCTGGTTCATCCCATTCATTCGATTCGTCAAATTCGAAGAGGACCTTCTTTAAACAGAGGAATTGTAAGAACAACACAACACTTAGCAGGGAATATACTTCTCCTACAATTTTTTCTGTTAGTACTGATCCTAGGAGAGAAGgttcttcatatattttaagaagcTGTGATTATAATTCGAATTTTTCTGATAAAAATAGAAGCAATATCGAACAAGAAAATGCAAAAGGGAGGTTGTCAGAAGAGCAGCGGGAGGGTTACTCCCCCCGTTCCGTAGTAGGAGAAGCCATATCATGCGTTGATAATGAGGCGCAGATGGGTTTTCCTCCGGTGGGCGGCAATATTCATAGTAGCAGTATTCCCTATTATAGGGGCAATGCCCACAGTAGCAGTAATGTCGATAACAGCAGTTATGATCATTTCGCAGGTAGACCTGATGAGACTCGTGAAGATAATAAGGAGGATAGAGCTAATCCGAGTGGAGGTAGCAAATTGGGAGGTGATATTAACAGTACATCAGGAGGAACAAAGGTAGAAGCAGATGTAAGCGGAGATGGAGATGTAGCAGATATCCTGTCGAGCTACGGTAGtgtagaaataaaaaaggaagaaataaaaaggaaaaaaaagaagagtgTCGTTAGTGAGTTTTTATTACCATCCGCATCTCAATATGGAAACAAGAATTACgattataataaagaattcttgaggataaatatatatgcagaaAAAATACCTCTTATTCATATGagagatatattttttattaacaatattataaatatatatgttaataataatgaactatttggtaataatatgtataaggTATATGCAAGGgttcttatttttctcaCAACGTATTCTCCCTATGAATATGTGTATAATCATTACTACTCTTCATGTTttaggggaaaaaaaagtgtCTTCAAAAAATACTCGAGCTCCTTTTTTAATGTGTACGATGATGCTATTTCTGTTTTTGTAAGGGAGGAGGAAGCAGATGAAGCTGATGAATTAGATGCAACGGATGAAGAAGACGAATCAGATGAAGTGGGGGAATGCCAGAACTCCGGCGATGATACATGTTTCGAATACTATTGCTCTGAAAAAAGGGAGGCAAGCGTATACCCTGATAtggataaaaaaagtaagggCAAAAGAACATATCAGCAATTTTTACAaagtaaaaatgaacaaCAGACAAGAAAATctatactaaaaaaaaagagtaattACTCATATGGAAAAGAAATACAATTAATGGATAATAAGAACCATATGGATACAAATGTATCAGAAGAAAACATGTATAGAGATGAGACCAAGGAGAGATATGAGGTATATCTTCCATATACCAGTATAGGAGTAGGCGAAAATAGTGGAGTACATTTTGTGAGTACTTGTACtaatgataaagaaaaagtgaGTAATGCTTCTTGTGGTAAAGGGAGCTACAAAGATTATCTTAAAGATAACATAACAGTAGAAGATAAAGAGGTaagagaaaaggaaaattattgCACAGTTAGTACTCCTCTATATCCTAACAAAAGCacatatggaaaaaatagtaataacttGGAGCGTCTTTCAGTAAGTCAAAAGCTAAGTAGACAGTGTATACTTAATTACGATAAGGAGGAAAAATACGAAGAAGCAATTGATGATGATGCTCAGGGAAGATATATGTCAACCGGTGAGTTCGTAAAGGGAGAAGGTAAAGATAAAGAAGAAGaggaggaaaagaaaaaagaaaagaaaaaagaaaagaaaaaagaaaagaagaaagaaaagaaaaaagaaaagaaaaaagaacataagaaagaacagaaaaaagaacataagaaagaacagaaaaaagaacataagaaagaacagaaaaaagaacataaGAAAGAGCAGAAAAAAGAGGAGGAAGAAGAACGACGTGAAGATACGTACGAATACTTCTCTAAAGCTGAAGTTCATCTGACAAACTTTGCTTCCGTTAAGGAAAATTATGGTGTAAAAACTAGCAACaagttaaaagaaataagtaACACAGACAGTAATAGACCTCTTCCCAATAAAGagcttcctttttttaaaaccgatggatcatataaaaatgtaagtGAACGTGTGATATTGGGAAGTAGCCTAGGGGAGAGAAACGAAGTGAATAACGACAAGAATAATCAAAATGACTTTCAACAATGTAGTAATAAGAATAGTATCTATCAGAAAAAGTGCGGTAACATGGTGGACGATATTTTCGAGTTGAAAACAGAAATTAGGTCATGTGATGAAGGAAAAAGTAgcatatttcaaaatataaaaagtaagaaaaaattaaaaataaacacattaaataaaaaaaaaaagtggtatttttataaactgttttataaatttcgaattacatataataattttctaaaatatactcaaaatgaaatatttcatatataccAAATTATTCATGGTAATTATTCGGATTCAACAAAAGACAAATTGTTACTAGGAAGAATAAACAGTAACTTAGCAGCatctattatttataaatatgtatataataatgtttatGAATATGTGAACTCGGTACAAATTAATTTGATATATcctaaatttattttactcaaGTATATTGTTGACAAGTATCCTCAGAAGAGACACCTAACCCTTTCCTTTCTCAA GGAGCTGTACATATTCAttattgaaaaagaaaaaacctCAGAGGAGTACGCAGAACTGAGAGAAAATCTCATCTTATTTTTCGTTTACCTAATCAGATTTGAAAACATGTTTTGTTACATAGTAAATATCATTAAGACGATG GTTTATTTATTGGACAAGTCTCTGATAAGGCTCTTCATAATTAAAACGTTAAGTTATTGTGCACCTCCCTACGATTTTAAGTTTTGCAAATGTCTTCTTAACTTTATTTATctagttttaaaaaaag aaGGTATATACTACAAGAATGATTTCAGAAAGGTGATAAACAAATTTCTGGATGATGTTGTAGATATGCATAAAATGTATCAAAATTCCAAAAGTAAAGAG cTCTTCATTTTGAGTAATCATATCAGGGAGCAGATGGTAAAATCAGAAAACGAAATTGAAACgtgctaa
- the PmUG01_03017800 gene encoding conserved Plasmodium protein, unknown function has translation MNNLHNVRGVGKINKDSYIYNCDTGHYENNINSEGIQKEYIPPNNSNYQQLLHSAALENNIYMNITDNSTPEDMHILSEKEIRKINPTTNGNNNSINIKSGNIYNDNVNIGSMDNSGMNNSSMNNSSLNNSSMNSNIMNNSGMNNGGLLNSGLHNSSVHNNYVDTLGRFFKEDKFKIKKIKETNSINNVCYNSKKNLTSILPFDKIVEECNIQNLLSKNQVHDLYNHQNVYDEKINKKKEPSHFTSLDSYNEKNIIQNGFNEDFSDVSFARPLKGNTFAYSKYDSHKNNIDSCNFPNLIDNNVDKRYVPAQSEVLNYKGFHSKGKLNSPYNNGNINKNVDQINVVVPPYVHMNKSGKNNAVRREGIHADTPNHVNQKVSSRNDIVNDDAIAIDRGATNGGGTTNGGGTTNGGGTTNGGGIANDGSIASGRGMTNGGGTTNGGSIASGRGMPNDGGTTNGGSIANDGSIASGRGISNRNDCEEENVGRQKNLLEVYDYRKNKKIIYYAVKNHYDPYKEMNKKEKESYEAYENKLYENDIYDYLLHQYESNYRNLFDEDYLSKQSFLNARKEFIINKISLNRDYDRHYKNTTKCNILRGLNEANIHRNRNGNMNSRSGHDKINSSNSNNNPKDMERLNFNNFFAQNSEQYNHHNFVDSSEYMKNRSGRELYGNNVYDYKVNGSDDITPLNERLHSIYQTSISISNLCDDNVIDIYSDKCLSDVYTQRPMLFICSEKDASTSMGSVREGSKTGGKVPDNSGRCMMLKINKDFKKIFKKLKYKNTVVISNIGRKTGSSTFSNFIINKEKMNSFIRESGKEQNCIYAYMTASQNRINYIYLDYDKLTPKGMDGFPNRNTSSSGSVGSVGSIGSIGLIDNTGSTQTIGSFGNTGSIENFGTIDSIGNTGIAESINNSDCGEINKFVTLSFYFSNIIIFHINNQNYMDMFSLLADYYDIIKKIKENIIYREKKIYEEEKKKKKKKHRNITRSNTDGTLLHKNKQKINKRISYDISMDNSNSSRSNSNNEDNSSSEDFDEDNFFVPYFVFVLRDINKEDFIKMKEANDEMVNRSAVNRDGHKTENDNLKNSYTLQYFNTLIDNINNTILQKKVKCFLNFLTKKSLFFLPYIYTDEDELTINTDYMVELKKIKKELYVHGRSIDNMYKNNAMYIYKYLNMLIYTTNNNIFYSPNHLKKKIENFESKMLYNVLTQNFLFHIRKKIENKLPMKPNLFLTLINELKIEYMLTFEKFSVGNEAIKRKYKNQLYKDIDIIILKAYKENIAFSCFTFYKIIDKKINKLNIYDKIYNKKYENFDGLRLDIDNVNDSSVDNLIYNEILSIKKEEIFTHFIKTYYNTTSAEELSPSVVKMGKENCNVVSKHTNNYNTDSIIHSHKSVSNSERGNSGKSGKTEQRTKSSDDQDSNDKSSSTSRKGGSNFGDNFGSKYSRISDYKNYRKNDRKNDQKNDRKNDQKNDRKNDQKNDQKNDRKNDLSSDSKNYRGDTSHSYEHTDSEGNKVGEEKIKNTKIKKMYDRHKSASATISYMNADNDPYNDYQGRGKDANGGNNNSYISNTRDSSRRTPQKLKSDVVMLNERKQKIREENDFSKKYRSVNYKNKNSDHVHKNYNLHENSDLSDIFSDLDEIITTGYEVNKARIDGLKSKKYNTKKKISFNEQKSLCNNLQNAEGADIAHLKRDDIQQQKQRKQQEEDDNNDNESNIAFLKKTNSNISQNSKDKIQFIEQVENTNKKLNKNDLNKKKKMTCLPRPKSRNSKN, from the coding sequence ATGAATAACCTACATAATGTAAGAGGTGTCGGAAAGATAAACAAAGAtagttacatatataattgtgATACTGGTCATTATGAGAATAATATCAATTCGGAGGGAATTCAGAAGGAATATATACCTccaaataatagtaattatCAACAACTATTGCATTCTGCAGcattagaaaataatatttatatgaatataactGATAATAGCACTCCTGAAGATATGCATATTCTCAGCGAGAAGGAGATTAGGAAAATTAATCCTACTACCaatggaaataataatagtataaacataaaaagtggtaatatatacaatgaTAATGTTAATATTGGAAGTATGGATAATAGCGGCATGAATAATAGCAGCATGAATAATAGCAGCTTGAATAATAGCAGCATGAATAGTAATATAATGAACAATAGCGGCATGAATAATGGCGGATTGCTTAATAGTGGTCTGCATAACAGCAGTGTACATAATAACTACGTGGATACTCTAGGAAGATTCTTCAAAGAAGATAAATttaagattaaaaaaataaaagagactaatagtattaataatgtCTGTTATAATagtaagaaaaatttaacgAGCATTTTACCTTTTGATAAAATTGTGGAAGAATgtaatattcaaaatttgtTATCAAAGAATCAAGTACATGATTTATATAATCATCAAAATgtatatgatgaaaaaattaataagaaaaaagagcCGTCTCATTTTACATCATTAGATAgttataatgaaaagaatataatacaGAATGGATTTAATGAAGATTTTTCAGATGTATCATTTGCTCGCCCGTTAAAAGGAAATACGTTTGCATATAGTAAATATGATAGTCATAAGAACAACATTGATTCTTGTAATTTTCCTAATTTAATTGATAATAATGTAGATAAAAGATATGTTCCTGCACAGAGTGAAGTGCTAAATTATAAAGGATTTCATAGTAAAGGAAAATTAAACTCTCcttataataatggaaaCATAAACAAGAATGTTGATCAGATTAATGTAGTTGTTCCACCATATGTTCACATGAACAAGTCAGGTAAAAATAACGCAGTAAGACGGGAGGGCATTCATGCAGATACTCCTAACCATGTGAATCAAAAGGTTAGCAGTAGGAACGACATAGTGAATGATGATGCTATTGCTATCGATAGAGGCGCAACCAATGGTGGAGGCACAACCAATGGTGGAGGCACAACCAATGGTGGAGGCACAACCAATGGTGGAGGCATAGCCAATGATGGAAGCATAGCCAGTGGTAGAGGTATGACCAATGGTGGAGGTACAACCAATGGTGGAAGCATAGCCAGTGGTAGAGGCATGCCCAATGATGGAGGCACGACCAATGGTGGAAGCATAGCCAATGATGGAAGCATTGCCAGTGGTAGAGGAATCTCGAACAGGAACGATTGCGAAGAAGAGAATGTGGGTCGCCAAAAAAATCTTTTAGAAGTGTACGACTAcagaaagaataaaaaaattatttactatGCTGTTAAGAATCACTATGATCCTTATaaagaaatgaataaaaaggaaaaagagaGTTATGAAgcatatgaaaataaattatatgaaaatgatatatatgattatttattacatcaGTATGAGAGCAATTATAGAAATCTTTTTGATGAAGACTATTTATCGAAACAAAGTTTTCTGAATGCAAGaaaagaatttattataaataaaataagtctAAACAGAGATTATGATAGACATTACAAAAATACTACTAAGTGTAACATATTAAGGGGATTGAATGAAGCGAATATACACAGGAATAGAAATGGTAACATGAATAGTAGGAGTGGCCATGACAAGATCAACAGTAGCAACTCCAATAATAACCCGAAGGATATGGAAAGGTTAAATTTCAACAATTTTTTTGCGCAGAATAGTGAACAGTATAATCATCATAATTTCGTTGATAGTTcagaatatatgaaaaacagAAGTGGAAGAGAACTTTATGgaaataatgtatatgaCTACAAAGTAAATGGTAGTGATGATATAACTCCTTTAAACGAAAGACTCCATAGCATATACCAAACAAGTATTAGCATATCTAACCTGTGTGATGACAAcgttatagatatatatagtgATAAATGTCTTAGTGATGTTTATACTCAGAGGCCTATGTTGTTTATCTGCTCCGAAAAGGATGCCTCTACGAGCATGGGCAGCGTTAGGGAGGGCAGTAAAACTGGCGGTAAGGTCCCCGACAATTCTGGACGTTGTATGATgctaaaaattaacaaagaCTTTAAGaagatttttaaaaaattgaagtataaaaatacagTCGTCATCAGCAACATTGGGAGGAAAACGGGTTCCTCGACCTTCTCGAATTTCATcataaacaaagaaaaaatgaacagtTTTATTAGAGAAAGTGGTAAAGAACAGAATTGTATTTATGCTTATATGACAGCAAGTCAAAATAGAATtaactatatttatttggACTACGATAAGTTAACTCCAAAAGGAATGGACGGATTCCCGAACAGAAACACTTCGAGTAGTGGAAGTGTTGGAAGCGTTGGAAGCATTGGAAGCATTGGTCTTATTGACAATACTGGAAGTACACAAACCATTGGAAGTTTTGGCAATACCGGAAGCATTGAAAACTTTGGAACTATTGACAGCATTGGAAACACTGGTATTGCAGAAAGCATAAATAACAGCGACTGCGGAGAGATAAACAAATTTGTAACCCTGTCCTTTTACTTTTccaatatcattatttttcatataaacaACCAAAATTACATGGATATGTTTTCCTTATTGGCGGACTACTATGATATAATCAAAAAGattaaggaaaatataatatatagagaaaaaaaaatatatgaagaagaaaagaagaaaaaaaaaaaaaaacataggAACATAACTAGGTCGAATACGGATGGTACACTgcttcataaaaataaacaaaaaataaataaaagaatttcaTATGATATTAGTATGgataatagtaacagtagTAGATCGAATTCAAATAATGAGGACAACAGTAGCAGTGAAGATTTTGAcgaagataatttttttgttccttaTTTTGTGTTTGTTTTGAGAGATATAAACAAAGAGgatttcataaaaatgaaagaggCAAATGATGAAATGGTAAATCGTAGTGCTGTGAATCGTGATGGTCATAAGACCGAAAATGATAACCTGAAGAACTCATATACACTCCAATATTTCAACACATTAATAgacaatattaataatacaattttGCAGAAAAAAGTGAAATGCTTCCTAAATTTTTTGACAAAAAAGagtttattctttttaccttacatatatacagatGAAGACGAATTAACTATTAACACTGACTACATGGttgaactaaaaaaaataaaaaaagagttaTATGTACATGGAAGGAGTATAGATAAcatgtacaaaaataatgcaatgtatatatataaatatcttaATATGCTAATTTACACAacgaataataatatattctatagtccaaatcatttaaaaaaaaaaattgaaaattttgaaagcaaaatgttatataatgTTCTTACacagaattttttatttcatataagaaaaaaaatcgaAAATAAATTACCCATGAAACCAAACTTATTTCTGACTTTAATAAATGAACTAAAGATTGAATATATGTTAACctttgaaaaattttcagTAGGTAATGAAgcaataaaaaggaaatataaaaatcagTTATACAAAGATATTGATATTATCATATTAAAAGcatataaggaaaatatagCTTTTAgttgttttactttttataaaattatagacaaaaaaattaataaattaaatatatatgacaaaatttataataagaaatatgaaaactTTGATGGACTTCGTCTCGATATAGACAATGTGAATGATTCATCTGTTGATAATCTCATATATAACGAAAtattaagtataaaaaaagaagaaatatttactcattttataaaaacctATTATAATACTACTAGCGCTGAGGAATTATCTCCTTCTGTTGTTAAAATGGGCAAGGAAAATTGTAACGTCGTTTCGAAGCATACTAATAATTACAATACGGATTCGATTATTCACTCTCACAAATCTGTTAGTAATTCTGAACGGGGGAACAGTGGAAAAAGTGGGAAAACTGAGCAAAGAACAAAAAGTTCAGATGATCAAGATTCAAATGATAAATCCTCTTCCACTTCTCGAAAAGGGGGAAGCAATTTTGGAGACAACTTCGGTAGCAAGTACAGTCGCATAAGTGATTACAAAAATTACCGGAAAAATGACCGGAAAAATGACCAGAAAAATGACCGGAAAAATGACCAGAAAAATGACCGGAAAAATGACCAGAAAAATGACCAGAAAAATGACCGGAAAAATGACCTTAGCAGTGACAGCAAAAACTATCGGGGTGACACTTCTCACAGTTATGAGCATACCGATAGTGAAGGAAACAAAGtaggagaagaaaaaatcaaaaacacaaaaataaaaaaaatgtacgaTCGACATAAAAGCGCAAGTGCTACTATATCATACATGAATGCCGATAATGATCCGTATAACGATTATCAAGGAAGGGGAAAAGATGCTAACGGTGGAAATAACAACAGTTATATTTCTAATACAAGAGACTCATCGAGGAGAACTCCTCAAAAACTTAAATCAGATGTGGTAATGCTAAATGAacgaaaacaaaaaattcgTGAAGAAAATGacttttctaaaaaatatcGTAGTGttaattataagaataaaaattctgaccatgttcataaaaattacaatttgCATGAAAATTCGGACCTTAGTGATATTTTCAGCGATCTAGACGAGATAATCACAACAGGTTATGAGGTGAACAAAGCAAGAATTGATGGTTTAAAAagtaagaaatataatacaaaaaaaaagataagttttaatgaacaaaaaagtTTATGTAACAACCTTCAGAATGCCGAAGGGGCTGACATAGCACATTTGAAAAGAGACGACATACAGCAGCAGAAGCAGAGGAAGCAGCAGGAAGAGGACGATAATAACGATAACGAGAGTAACATTgcttttttgaaaaaaacaaattcaAATATTTCCCAAAATAGTAAAGACAAAATTCAATTCATTGAGCAAGTTGAAAATaccaataaaaaattaaataagaatgatttaaataaaaaaaagaagatgaCTTGCTTGCCAAGGCCGAAATCgagaaatagtaaaaattag